One window of the Pseudofrankia sp. DC12 genome contains the following:
- a CDS encoding DUF2993 domain-containing protein, which translates to MGSRAIRITLVVVVLLVLGFVADRLAVHAVSDQIATQTQRGQNLPTKPSVSIGGALFLPQVVKGDYRDVDVDVRGLTENGLRVDRVRSHLDGVHIPLSSIIGGAVTRIPVDSLDADVELTYADINAYLATQNQPGALVTNIQIGAAGSAVKITSTINWGGQSYPFDGTADIGVKPAAFTYTPRELSQGIAGLLPPQLRDEVVKLLTVTVPVEGLPFNLKLTAATVLPDRMRFSAAGTNVIIDTAAITPTPAPAG; encoded by the coding sequence GTGGGCAGTAGAGCGATTCGAATAACGCTGGTCGTCGTAGTGCTGCTGGTGCTGGGATTCGTGGCGGACCGCCTGGCGGTTCACGCCGTCTCGGACCAGATCGCCACGCAGACGCAACGCGGCCAGAACCTGCCGACCAAGCCGTCCGTGTCGATCGGCGGCGCGCTGTTCCTGCCGCAGGTCGTCAAGGGCGACTACCGGGACGTCGACGTCGACGTCCGCGGCCTCACCGAGAACGGCCTGCGCGTCGACCGGGTGCGCTCGCACCTCGACGGCGTCCACATCCCGCTCTCCAGCATCATCGGCGGTGCCGTCACCAGGATCCCGGTCGACAGCCTGGATGCGGACGTCGAGCTCACCTACGCCGACATCAACGCCTACCTGGCCACCCAGAACCAGCCGGGCGCGCTCGTCACGAACATCCAGATCGGCGCGGCCGGATCGGCGGTCAAGATCACCTCGACCATCAACTGGGGTGGGCAGAGCTACCCGTTCGACGGCACCGCCGACATCGGGGTGAAGCCGGCCGCCTTCACCTACACCCCGCGGGAGCTCAGCCAGGGCATCGCGGGCCTGCTGCCGCCTCAGCTGCGCGACGAGGTCGTCAAGCTGCTGACCGTGACGGTCCCGGTGGAGGGCCTGCCGTTCAACCTGAAGCTGACGGCCGCGACGGTGCTGCCCGACCGGATGCGGTTCAGTGCCGCCGGCACGAACGTGATCATTGACACGGCCGCCATCACTCCGACTCCGGCGCCGGCCGGCTGA
- a CDS encoding DUF1416 domain-containing protein, whose amino-acid sequence MCGAVSGGPSTEGIDVAKETVIQGIVVKGGEPVSSGYARLLDEGGDFTAEVPLSATGQFRFFARPGTWTVRALVPGASGEQKVFARQGEPVDARVEVSA is encoded by the coding sequence ATGTGTGGTGCAGTCTCCGGCGGGCCGTCCACTGAAGGGATTGACGTGGCCAAGGAAACCGTAATTCAGGGAATCGTCGTCAAGGGCGGCGAGCCGGTCTCGTCCGGGTACGCCCGGCTGCTCGACGAGGGCGGTGACTTCACCGCCGAGGTGCCGCTGTCGGCGACCGGCCAGTTCCGCTTCTTCGCCCGCCCCGGCACCTGGACCGTCCGCGCCCTCGTGCCCGGCGCGTCCGGCGAGCAGAAGGTCTTCGCCCGCCAGGGCGAGCCCGTGGACGCCCGCGTCGAGGTCTCGGCCTAG
- a CDS encoding DsrE family protein, whose amino-acid sequence MSRSLVIKVTAGTDAPERCSQAFTVASVAVSSGVAVSLWLTGESAWFALPGRAAEFSLPEAAPLPDLLDAVLAAGTVTLCTQCAARRSIGPGDVIDGIRIAGAAAFVAEIMTDGAQALVY is encoded by the coding sequence ATGAGCCGATCGCTAGTCATCAAGGTGACCGCGGGGACGGACGCGCCGGAGCGCTGCTCGCAGGCCTTCACGGTCGCGTCGGTCGCGGTCAGCAGCGGAGTGGCCGTCTCCCTGTGGCTGACCGGGGAGTCCGCCTGGTTCGCGCTGCCGGGTCGGGCCGCCGAGTTCTCCCTGCCCGAGGCGGCGCCGCTGCCCGACCTGCTCGACGCGGTCCTCGCGGCCGGCACGGTGACCCTGTGCACGCAGTGCGCCGCCCGCCGTTCGATCGGTCCTGGCGACGTCATCGACGGCATCCGCATCGCCGGCGCCGCCGCCTTCGTGGCCGAGATCATGACCGACGGTGCCCAGGCTCTCGTCTACTGA